The Chryseobacterium indologenes genomic sequence TCCCCCACTAATACAGCATTTCGCCCGCTTGCTTCAGGATCTGTAGCATTGCCTGTCCATTGAATATGGCTTAATCCGGTAATGTGTTCATTTTCAGGATGAATAAATTCATACTTGTCATTGAGTAATTTTCTGATGATCTTTCCATAATGAATAAGCTGGCTGGCTGTAAAATCGGAAATATCTCTGAAATTTTCCTGAGGGTCTATAATCGCATAGAAGTTCCCTCCATAAGCTACATCCGCTTTTATTACCCCGAGATCCGGACAATCAACTTCCAGATTTTCAGCATACAGAAAGGATTTCACATTGGTCAGTTTTACAGACGTTACTTTTTTGCCTTCCTGTACATAATCAATAAGAATAAGTCCTGCCGGTGTTTCGAGGCGCAGCTTGCCGGGAATTTTAGGAAAAATCAACCCTTCTTCTATAGCAATGGTTACTGTGCCTATCGTTCCGTGTCCGCACATGGGAAGACAGCCGCTGGTTTCAATATATAAAACTCCGATATCGTTTTCTTCGTCAATAGGCGGATACAAAATACTTCCGCTCATCATATCATGACCACGGGGTTCAAACATGAGTCCTTTCCGGATCCAGTCGTATTCTTTCATGAAGTGAAGCCTGCGCTCCATCATAGAATTTCCTTTCAAAATAGGTCCGCCACCTGCCACAAGACGTACAGGACAGCCACAGGTATGAGAGTCTACACAAAAAAATGTTCTGTTCATACAGTTTCTAATTTTAATGATTCTGAATTAATTTCACCATCTACCATTCTGTTGATTTGTAGTGGATTTTCATTTTTTAATTCCTCCGGTAAGAATTCATTTGGCCAGTTCTGAAAAGAAATAGGACGAACAAAACGTTTGACAGCATCCGGTCCTACGGAAGTAAAACGTGCATCAGTTGTAGAGGGAAAAGGACCTCCATGCTGCATGCCATAAACCACTTCTACGCCTGTGGGCATTCCG encodes the following:
- a CDS encoding 4-hydroxyproline epimerase, with protein sequence MNRTFFCVDSHTCGCPVRLVAGGGPILKGNSMMERRLHFMKEYDWIRKGLMFEPRGHDMMSGSILYPPIDEENDIGVLYIETSGCLPMCGHGTIGTVTIAIEEGLIFPKIPGKLRLETPAGLILIDYVQEGKKVTSVKLTNVKSFLYAENLEVDCPDLGVIKADVAYGGNFYAIIDPQENFRDISDFTASQLIHYGKIIRKLLNDKYEFIHPENEHITGLSHIQWTGNATDPEASGRNAVLVGENALDRSPCGTGTSARMAQWYAKGKLKEGEEFIHESYIGSQFIGRIEGTATVGEKPAIIPSVEGWARVTGYNHIIIDDEDPYWQGFQVI